A window from Rhinolophus sinicus isolate RSC01 linkage group LG18, ASM3656204v1, whole genome shotgun sequence encodes these proteins:
- the METTL22 gene encoding methyltransferase-like protein 22 isoform X2, whose protein sequence is MEDSSLGLAAQVLAPPTCSPPVLAHILLLKLVPVTFWPPDVFLSQFKFLWNQDSQTDSGAEGGDRGDVPTEETPAGMGSSGSPPGSGGSSEGFSLQASADSTGQEWVGAPLDEDGDLDVVRRPRAASDPKPAGPPRDKVHPMILMQEEGDILGDEAQEGSTCDVIKIEHTMATPLEDVGKQVWRGALFLADYILFQWDLFQGCTVLELGAGTGLASIVAATVAQTVYCTGVNAGRKVSSCWRFVACPSLIPDVGADLLAMCQRNVALNSHLTASGGGVVKVRELDWLKDDLCTDPDVLFSWSEEDISDLYNHTTILLAAEVFYDDDLTDALFKTLCRLAHKLKNACTAILSVERRLNFTLSHLDVTCEAYDHFRSSLYQLERLEDGQLRFAVEPVEASFPQRLAYERIQQLELWKIFVEPVTSPIASASTAP, encoded by the exons ATGGAGGACTCCAGCCTAGGATTGGCCGCTCAAGTCCTTGCACCTCCCACCTGCAGCCCACCTGTCCTGGCACACATACTCTTACTGAAACTTGTCCCAGTGACTTTCTGGCCACCAGATG TTTTCCTGTCGCAGTTCAAGTTTCTGTGGAACCAAGACTCTCAGACAGACTCAGGGGCTGAGGGTGGTGATCGCGGAGATGTTCCCACAGAAGAGACTCCTGCTGGGATGGGCAGCTCCGGGTCCCCTCCTGGGAGTGGCGGCAGCAGTGAGGGCTTCTCCCTCCAGGCCAGCGCTGACTCCACCGGCCAGGAGTGGGTGGGAGCTCCTCTGGACGAGGATGGGGATTTGGATGTCGTGAGAAGACCCCGGGCTGCCTCTGACCCCAAGCCAGCAGGGCCTCCGAGAGACAAGGTACATCCCATGATTCTAATGCAGGAAGAAGGTGACATCCTGGGAGACGAAGCACAAGAGGGCAGCACCTGTGATGTCATCAAAATAG AACACACCATGGCCACGCCCCTGGAAGATGTTGGCAAGCAG GTGTGGCGGGGTGCCCTGTTCCTAGCTGACTACATTCTGTTCCAGTGGGACCTCTTCCAGGGCTGCACCGTACTGGAGCTCGGGGCTGGCACGGGGCTTGCCAGCATCGTCGCAGCCACTGTGGCACAGACGGTGTATTGTACAG GTGTGAACGCGGGGAGAAAAGTGTCGTCATGCTGGCGCTTTGTGGCATGCCCTTCTCTCATTCCAGATGTCGGTGCAGATCTCTTGGCCATGTGCCAGCGAAACGTTGCCCTCAACAGCCACCTGACTGCCTCTGGAG gtggTGTAGTGAAGGTCAGAGAACTGGACTGGCTGAAAGACGACCTCTGCACAG atCCTGACGTCCTCTTCAGCTGGTCAGAAGAGGACATCTCCGACCTGTACAACCACACCACCATACTGCTCGCGGCCGAAG TGTTTTATGACGACGACTTAACGGATGCCCTATTTAAAACACTTTGCCGACTCGCTCACAAATTGAAAAACGCCTGCACAGCCATTCTCTCCGTGGAGAGAAG GCTGAACTTCACACTGAGTCACCTGGACGTCACGTGCGAGGCCTACGACCACTTCCGCTCCTCCCTGTACCAGCTGGAGAGGCTCGAGGACGGCCAGCTGCGCTTCGCTGTGGAGCCAGTGGAGGCCTCCTTCCCACAGCGCCTCGCGTACGAGCGCATCCAGCAGCTG
- the METTL22 gene encoding methyltransferase-like protein 22 isoform X5, with protein MEDSSLGLAAQVLAPPTCSPPVLAHILLLKLVPVTFWPPDVFLSQFKFLWNQDSQTDSGAEGGDRGDVPTEETPAGMGSSGSPPGSGGSSEGFSLQASADSTGQEWVGAPLDEDGDLDVVRRPRAASDPKPAGPPRDKVHPMILMQEEGDILGDEAQEGSTCDVIKIEHTMATPLEDVGKQVWRGALFLADYILFQWDLFQGCTVLELGAGTGLASIVAATVAQTVYCTDVGADLLAMCQRNVALNSHLTASGGGVVKVRELDWLKDDLCTDPDVLFSWSEEDISDLYNHTTILLAAEVFYDDDLTDALFKTLCRLAHKLKNACTAILSVERRLNFTLSHLDVTCEAYDHFRSSLYQLERLEDGQLRFAVEPVEASFPQRLAYERIQQLELWKIFVEPVTSPIASASTAP; from the exons ATGGAGGACTCCAGCCTAGGATTGGCCGCTCAAGTCCTTGCACCTCCCACCTGCAGCCCACCTGTCCTGGCACACATACTCTTACTGAAACTTGTCCCAGTGACTTTCTGGCCACCAGATG TTTTCCTGTCGCAGTTCAAGTTTCTGTGGAACCAAGACTCTCAGACAGACTCAGGGGCTGAGGGTGGTGATCGCGGAGATGTTCCCACAGAAGAGACTCCTGCTGGGATGGGCAGCTCCGGGTCCCCTCCTGGGAGTGGCGGCAGCAGTGAGGGCTTCTCCCTCCAGGCCAGCGCTGACTCCACCGGCCAGGAGTGGGTGGGAGCTCCTCTGGACGAGGATGGGGATTTGGATGTCGTGAGAAGACCCCGGGCTGCCTCTGACCCCAAGCCAGCAGGGCCTCCGAGAGACAAGGTACATCCCATGATTCTAATGCAGGAAGAAGGTGACATCCTGGGAGACGAAGCACAAGAGGGCAGCACCTGTGATGTCATCAAAATAG AACACACCATGGCCACGCCCCTGGAAGATGTTGGCAAGCAG GTGTGGCGGGGTGCCCTGTTCCTAGCTGACTACATTCTGTTCCAGTGGGACCTCTTCCAGGGCTGCACCGTACTGGAGCTCGGGGCTGGCACGGGGCTTGCCAGCATCGTCGCAGCCACTGTGGCACAGACGGTGTATTGTACAG ATGTCGGTGCAGATCTCTTGGCCATGTGCCAGCGAAACGTTGCCCTCAACAGCCACCTGACTGCCTCTGGAG gtggTGTAGTGAAGGTCAGAGAACTGGACTGGCTGAAAGACGACCTCTGCACAG atCCTGACGTCCTCTTCAGCTGGTCAGAAGAGGACATCTCCGACCTGTACAACCACACCACCATACTGCTCGCGGCCGAAG TGTTTTATGACGACGACTTAACGGATGCCCTATTTAAAACACTTTGCCGACTCGCTCACAAATTGAAAAACGCCTGCACAGCCATTCTCTCCGTGGAGAGAAG GCTGAACTTCACACTGAGTCACCTGGACGTCACGTGCGAGGCCTACGACCACTTCCGCTCCTCCCTGTACCAGCTGGAGAGGCTCGAGGACGGCCAGCTGCGCTTCGCTGTGGAGCCAGTGGAGGCCTCCTTCCCACAGCGCCTCGCGTACGAGCGCATCCAGCAGCTG
- the METTL22 gene encoding methyltransferase-like protein 22 isoform X3, which yields MTNVEPRSWWQAPLPAMEEVTFRSDTVLSDIHLCTPSQRHLMVRLNGMGQPVFLSQFKFLWNQDSQTDSGAEGGDRGDVPTEETPAGMGSSGSPPGSGGSSEGFSLQASADSTGQEWVGAPLDEDGDLDVVRRPRAASDPKPAGPPRDKVHPMILMQEEGDILGDEAQEGSTCDVIKIEHTMATPLEDVGKQVWRGALFLADYILFQWDLFQGCTVLELGAGTGLASIVAATVAQTVYCTGVNAGRKVSSCWRFVACPSLIPDVGADLLAMCQRNVALNSHLTASGGGVVKVRELDWLKDDLCTDPDVLFSWSEEDISDLYNHTTILLAAEVFYDDDLTDALFKTLCRLAHKLKNACTAILSVERRLNFTLSHLDVTCEAYDHFRSSLYQLERLEDGQLRFAVEPVEASFPQRLAYERIQQLHY from the exons ATGACTAACGTGGAGCCGCGGTCATGGTGGCAGGCTCCCCTACCAGCCATGGAGGAGGTCACCTTCAGAAGCGACACTGTGCTGTCAGACATCCACCTCTGCACCCCGAGCCAGAGACACCTCATGGTGAGGCTGAATGGCATGGGGCAGCCTG TTTTCCTGTCGCAGTTCAAGTTTCTGTGGAACCAAGACTCTCAGACAGACTCAGGGGCTGAGGGTGGTGATCGCGGAGATGTTCCCACAGAAGAGACTCCTGCTGGGATGGGCAGCTCCGGGTCCCCTCCTGGGAGTGGCGGCAGCAGTGAGGGCTTCTCCCTCCAGGCCAGCGCTGACTCCACCGGCCAGGAGTGGGTGGGAGCTCCTCTGGACGAGGATGGGGATTTGGATGTCGTGAGAAGACCCCGGGCTGCCTCTGACCCCAAGCCAGCAGGGCCTCCGAGAGACAAGGTACATCCCATGATTCTAATGCAGGAAGAAGGTGACATCCTGGGAGACGAAGCACAAGAGGGCAGCACCTGTGATGTCATCAAAATAG AACACACCATGGCCACGCCCCTGGAAGATGTTGGCAAGCAG GTGTGGCGGGGTGCCCTGTTCCTAGCTGACTACATTCTGTTCCAGTGGGACCTCTTCCAGGGCTGCACCGTACTGGAGCTCGGGGCTGGCACGGGGCTTGCCAGCATCGTCGCAGCCACTGTGGCACAGACGGTGTATTGTACAG GTGTGAACGCGGGGAGAAAAGTGTCGTCATGCTGGCGCTTTGTGGCATGCCCTTCTCTCATTCCAGATGTCGGTGCAGATCTCTTGGCCATGTGCCAGCGAAACGTTGCCCTCAACAGCCACCTGACTGCCTCTGGAG gtggTGTAGTGAAGGTCAGAGAACTGGACTGGCTGAAAGACGACCTCTGCACAG atCCTGACGTCCTCTTCAGCTGGTCAGAAGAGGACATCTCCGACCTGTACAACCACACCACCATACTGCTCGCGGCCGAAG TGTTTTATGACGACGACTTAACGGATGCCCTATTTAAAACACTTTGCCGACTCGCTCACAAATTGAAAAACGCCTGCACAGCCATTCTCTCCGTGGAGAGAAG GCTGAACTTCACACTGAGTCACCTGGACGTCACGTGCGAGGCCTACGACCACTTCCGCTCCTCCCTGTACCAGCTGGAGAGGCTCGAGGACGGCCAGCTGCGCTTCGCTGTGGAGCCAGTGGAGGCCTCCTTCCCACAGCGCCTCGCGTACGAGCGCATCCAGCAGCTG
- the METTL22 gene encoding methyltransferase-like protein 22 isoform X4 → MTNVEPRSWWQAPLPAMEEVTFRSDTVLSDIHLCTPSQRHLMVRLNGMGQPVFLSQFKFLWNQDSQTDSGAEGGDRGDVPTEETPAGMGSSGSPPGSGGSSEGFSLQASADSTGQEWVGAPLDEDGDLDVVRRPRAASDPKPAGPPRDKVHPMILMQEEGDILGDEAQEGSTCDVIKIEHTMATPLEDVGKQVWRGALFLADYILFQWDLFQGCTVLELGAGTGLASIVAATVAQTVYCTDVGADLLAMCQRNVALNSHLTASGGGVVKVRELDWLKDDLCTDPDVLFSWSEEDISDLYNHTTILLAAEVFYDDDLTDALFKTLCRLAHKLKNACTAILSVERRLNFTLSHLDVTCEAYDHFRSSLYQLERLEDGQLRFAVEPVEASFPQRLAYERIQQLELWKIFVEPVTSPIASASTAP, encoded by the exons ATGACTAACGTGGAGCCGCGGTCATGGTGGCAGGCTCCCCTACCAGCCATGGAGGAGGTCACCTTCAGAAGCGACACTGTGCTGTCAGACATCCACCTCTGCACCCCGAGCCAGAGACACCTCATGGTGAGGCTGAATGGCATGGGGCAGCCTG TTTTCCTGTCGCAGTTCAAGTTTCTGTGGAACCAAGACTCTCAGACAGACTCAGGGGCTGAGGGTGGTGATCGCGGAGATGTTCCCACAGAAGAGACTCCTGCTGGGATGGGCAGCTCCGGGTCCCCTCCTGGGAGTGGCGGCAGCAGTGAGGGCTTCTCCCTCCAGGCCAGCGCTGACTCCACCGGCCAGGAGTGGGTGGGAGCTCCTCTGGACGAGGATGGGGATTTGGATGTCGTGAGAAGACCCCGGGCTGCCTCTGACCCCAAGCCAGCAGGGCCTCCGAGAGACAAGGTACATCCCATGATTCTAATGCAGGAAGAAGGTGACATCCTGGGAGACGAAGCACAAGAGGGCAGCACCTGTGATGTCATCAAAATAG AACACACCATGGCCACGCCCCTGGAAGATGTTGGCAAGCAG GTGTGGCGGGGTGCCCTGTTCCTAGCTGACTACATTCTGTTCCAGTGGGACCTCTTCCAGGGCTGCACCGTACTGGAGCTCGGGGCTGGCACGGGGCTTGCCAGCATCGTCGCAGCCACTGTGGCACAGACGGTGTATTGTACAG ATGTCGGTGCAGATCTCTTGGCCATGTGCCAGCGAAACGTTGCCCTCAACAGCCACCTGACTGCCTCTGGAG gtggTGTAGTGAAGGTCAGAGAACTGGACTGGCTGAAAGACGACCTCTGCACAG atCCTGACGTCCTCTTCAGCTGGTCAGAAGAGGACATCTCCGACCTGTACAACCACACCACCATACTGCTCGCGGCCGAAG TGTTTTATGACGACGACTTAACGGATGCCCTATTTAAAACACTTTGCCGACTCGCTCACAAATTGAAAAACGCCTGCACAGCCATTCTCTCCGTGGAGAGAAG GCTGAACTTCACACTGAGTCACCTGGACGTCACGTGCGAGGCCTACGACCACTTCCGCTCCTCCCTGTACCAGCTGGAGAGGCTCGAGGACGGCCAGCTGCGCTTCGCTGTGGAGCCAGTGGAGGCCTCCTTCCCACAGCGCCTCGCGTACGAGCGCATCCAGCAGCTG
- the METTL22 gene encoding methyltransferase-like protein 22 isoform X1 — protein MTNVEPRSWWQAPLPAMEEVTFRSDTVLSDIHLCTPSQRHLMVRLNGMGQPVFLSQFKFLWNQDSQTDSGAEGGDRGDVPTEETPAGMGSSGSPPGSGGSSEGFSLQASADSTGQEWVGAPLDEDGDLDVVRRPRAASDPKPAGPPRDKVHPMILMQEEGDILGDEAQEGSTCDVIKIEHTMATPLEDVGKQVWRGALFLADYILFQWDLFQGCTVLELGAGTGLASIVAATVAQTVYCTGVNAGRKVSSCWRFVACPSLIPDVGADLLAMCQRNVALNSHLTASGGGVVKVRELDWLKDDLCTDPDVLFSWSEEDISDLYNHTTILLAAEVFYDDDLTDALFKTLCRLAHKLKNACTAILSVERRLNFTLSHLDVTCEAYDHFRSSLYQLERLEDGQLRFAVEPVEASFPQRLAYERIQQLELWKIFVEPVTSPIASASTAP, from the exons ATGACTAACGTGGAGCCGCGGTCATGGTGGCAGGCTCCCCTACCAGCCATGGAGGAGGTCACCTTCAGAAGCGACACTGTGCTGTCAGACATCCACCTCTGCACCCCGAGCCAGAGACACCTCATGGTGAGGCTGAATGGCATGGGGCAGCCTG TTTTCCTGTCGCAGTTCAAGTTTCTGTGGAACCAAGACTCTCAGACAGACTCAGGGGCTGAGGGTGGTGATCGCGGAGATGTTCCCACAGAAGAGACTCCTGCTGGGATGGGCAGCTCCGGGTCCCCTCCTGGGAGTGGCGGCAGCAGTGAGGGCTTCTCCCTCCAGGCCAGCGCTGACTCCACCGGCCAGGAGTGGGTGGGAGCTCCTCTGGACGAGGATGGGGATTTGGATGTCGTGAGAAGACCCCGGGCTGCCTCTGACCCCAAGCCAGCAGGGCCTCCGAGAGACAAGGTACATCCCATGATTCTAATGCAGGAAGAAGGTGACATCCTGGGAGACGAAGCACAAGAGGGCAGCACCTGTGATGTCATCAAAATAG AACACACCATGGCCACGCCCCTGGAAGATGTTGGCAAGCAG GTGTGGCGGGGTGCCCTGTTCCTAGCTGACTACATTCTGTTCCAGTGGGACCTCTTCCAGGGCTGCACCGTACTGGAGCTCGGGGCTGGCACGGGGCTTGCCAGCATCGTCGCAGCCACTGTGGCACAGACGGTGTATTGTACAG GTGTGAACGCGGGGAGAAAAGTGTCGTCATGCTGGCGCTTTGTGGCATGCCCTTCTCTCATTCCAGATGTCGGTGCAGATCTCTTGGCCATGTGCCAGCGAAACGTTGCCCTCAACAGCCACCTGACTGCCTCTGGAG gtggTGTAGTGAAGGTCAGAGAACTGGACTGGCTGAAAGACGACCTCTGCACAG atCCTGACGTCCTCTTCAGCTGGTCAGAAGAGGACATCTCCGACCTGTACAACCACACCACCATACTGCTCGCGGCCGAAG TGTTTTATGACGACGACTTAACGGATGCCCTATTTAAAACACTTTGCCGACTCGCTCACAAATTGAAAAACGCCTGCACAGCCATTCTCTCCGTGGAGAGAAG GCTGAACTTCACACTGAGTCACCTGGACGTCACGTGCGAGGCCTACGACCACTTCCGCTCCTCCCTGTACCAGCTGGAGAGGCTCGAGGACGGCCAGCTGCGCTTCGCTGTGGAGCCAGTGGAGGCCTCCTTCCCACAGCGCCTCGCGTACGAGCGCATCCAGCAGCTG